Proteins found in one Magnolia sinica isolate HGM2019 chromosome 5, MsV1, whole genome shotgun sequence genomic segment:
- the LOC131246307 gene encoding uncharacterized protein LOC131246307 yields MKILGLMCSASGCERNWSTFEAIHTKKRNRLEPKKLNDLVFVQYNQKLRERLQSRKEKPGFFDPVCLDELDADNEWLVETEDPVFAGEDLTWAQVEDAAYGSTPGEGSSSTTQRRRTGGAGGRIVAVNSMRSRRLKKEKVIMMIKLKIIHHWMLMKY; encoded by the exons atgaagattcttggactcatgtgttctgccagtggttgcgaacgcaattggagcacgttcgaggcA ATTCATACTAAGAAAAGGAATCGTCTTGAGCcaaaaaagctcaacgacttggttttcgttcaatacaatcaaaaattgcgagaacgactccaaagtaggaaagaaaagcccGGCTTCTTTGACCCTgtctgcttagatgagttggatgcagataacgagtggctcgtagagacggaggacccggtatttgctggagaggatctgacatgggcacaagttgaagatgccgcatatggatcgacacctggtgaaggtagtaGTAGTACCACTCAAAGGCGAAGGACAGGGGGAGCCGGGGGGAGAATAGTAGCCGTCAACTCGATGAGATCgaggagattgaagaaggagaaggtgataatgatgatcaaattgaagatcatccaccattggatgttgatgaagtattag